The following proteins are co-located in the Urocitellus parryii isolate mUroPar1 chromosome 15, mUroPar1.hap1, whole genome shotgun sequence genome:
- the LOC144250463 gene encoding vomeronasal type-1 receptor 4-like, with translation MATRDLAIETVFLSQMVVGVLGNVSLLYHYLFLYCTTSRYKSRDVILMHLNVANTLVLLSKGIPETLAAWGLRELHSDIGCKLLFYPHKLGRDVSICTTCLLSVFQAVTISPRDSRWAELKVRVPRYKGTFLAICWVLNMMLIIPVPVHMTGRQSSRNNTNRRDYGHCSAVFQDKVPGTVYLLLALVRDVFCVGLMLWASGSVVFILYRHKQRMQHVLRSNVSPRSSPESRATQGILALVGAFVSLSTLSSVLHIPLTFVKKSILWLVNTSTLIAGCFPTVSPYILMRYDSRVCRTQCVNTRKMTTPKSRKNVRRCDCAMQSPLQLPAYKVRWETTRRGEILELTMGLLSFLIKQGRSSLSSRGLWNHAWDLLHPDTLL, from the exons ATGGCCACCAGGGATCTGGCAATAGAAACGGTGTTTTTGTCACAGATGGTAGTTGGCGTTCTAGGCAATGTCTCTCTTCTTTATCATTACCTCTTCCTTTACTGCACAACAAGCAGGTACAAGTCCCGGGATGTGATTCTCATGCACCTGAATGTAGCCAACACCTTGGTCCTTCTCTCTAAAGGAATTCCTGAAACACTGGCAGCTTGGGGGTTACGAGAGCTGCACAGTGACATTGGCTGCAAACTTCTCTTCTACCCACACAAACTGGGCAGAGATGTGTCCATTTGCACCACCTGCCTCCTGAGTGTCTTCCAGGCTGTCACCATCAGCCCCAGGGACTCCAGGTGGGCAGAGCTGAAGGTGAGAGTTCCCAGGTACAAGGGCACCTTCCTCGCCATCTGCTGGGTTCTGAACATGATGCTGATTATCCCGGTACCTGTACATATGACTGGCAGACAGAGCAGCAGAAATAACACCAACAGAAGGGACTATGGGCACTGTTCTGCTGTCTTTCAGGACAAAGTCCCAGGCACAGTCTATCTATTGTTGGCATTAGTCCGGGATGTTTTCTGTGTGGGGCTCATGCTCTGGGCCAGCGGCTCCGTGGTTTTCATCCTCTATAGACACAAACAGAGGATGCAACATGTTCTCAGGAGCAATGTCTCCCCCAGATCTTCCCCTGAGTCCAGGGCCACGCAAGGCATCCTTGCCCTGGTGGGGGCCTTTGTGTCTCTGTCCACTCTCTCCTCTGTCTTACACATTCCCTTAACTTTTGTAAAGAAATCCATTTTGTGGCTGGTGAACACCTCCACACTCATCGCTGGGTGCTTCCCAACAGTCAGCCCCTACATTCTCATGCGCTATGACTCCAGAGTTTGCAGGACCCAGTGTGTCAATACTAGGAAAATGACAACCCCTAAGAGT AGGAAGAACGTAAGGAGGTGTGACTGTGCCATGCAGTCCCCATTGCAACTGCCGGCCTACAAGGTCCG ATGGGAAACTACCAGAAGAGGTGAGATCCTGGAGCTGACAATGGGGCTGCTGAGCTTCCTGATCAAGCAAGGCAGAAGCTCCCTGAGCAGCCGGGGACTTTGGAATCATGCTTGGGACCTGCTTCACCCTGACACGCTGCTGTGA